The sequence AACCTTTCTTTTGTGCGAGAaggggcgggcgggtgcgagcgcGCGCGCGCACATCAATGGACGCGCGCATGCACGCAAACACGCgggaagaggaaggggaggagtaGATATTGATAGCAGGGACAGACAGACGCAGGCAGAAACGGAGCAGAGCAGTGGCAAAATAAGAGAAAGAAAAGTTATAGGCAGGAAGAaaagagaattgttgttggctaataataagtGGGCTAACTAGCTCAGCCTTATTTTTGTACCtaaggaaggtaaaagaaaagagattaaaaaaaaaacaaaaaaagggaagaaaattgagaaaaggggataaaataaaggaggagagtaAGCAGTGTTTAGTCTGGCTTACAAATTAGCAGTtgcaaaataggagaaagaaaagtTATAGGCAGGAAGAAAAGAGAGAATTGTTGTTAGCTGCTAATaaaaagtgggctacctagctccgCGTTACTTTTGTACCtaaggaaggtaaaagaaaagagataaaaaaaccaacaaaaaaagggaagaaaattgagaaaaggggataaaataaaggaggagagtaAGCAGTGTTTAGTCTGGTTTACAAATTAGCAGTTGCAAAATAAGAGAAAGAAAAGTTATAGGCaggaaaaaagagagaattgttgttggctaataaaaagtgggctacctagctcagcgtTACTTTTGTTCCtaaggaaggtaaaagaaaagagattaaaaaaaaaacaacaaaaaaagggaagaaaattgagaaaaggggataaaataaaggaggagagtaAGCAGTGTTTAGTCTGGTTTACAAATTAGCAGTTGCAAAATAAGAGAAAGAAAAGTTATAGGCaggaaaaaagagagaattgttgttggctaataaaaagtgggctacctagctcagcgtTACTTTTGTTCCtaaggaaggtaaaagaaaagagataaaaaaaaaagataaaaaaagggaagaaaattaagaaaaggggataaaataaaggaggagagtaAGCAGTGTTTAGTCTGGCTTATAAATTAAGTTTTGTTATcttgtaaaataaaagaaaaaaataagtaagggaaggagaaggagaaaataaaaaaagggaaaaagagatccttgatatagtgatatatactaaGGAAGGTAAAGAAGAAGGCAGGAAAAGGAATTTCTTTTGATGGTGACACTTAATAAAAATTGGCACCTAATACAGCATTGTTTTTGGAGTTtgtaataaaagagaaaagaggggggggagcactgtgtgtagtgCAGATCAAAACGTGGTAAGAGTAAAAGTAATTGTTAAATTGTGAAACTAATTTAGAACCCAtgtctgaaaaaaagaaatatgctcGTGGCTATTTACCAGAGTATCTGAAGATGGGTTTCATTGAATCTGTTACAAATAAACAGCTTCCAATGTGTTTACTGTGCCACAAGACATTATCTAATGAAGCAATGAAGCCAAGTCGATTGAGAGAACATCTCGCTACAAAGCATTCGCAAGATAAAGATAAGCCCATTGAATATTTTCAGGAGATCTATAAAAGATTTCAAAAACGTCCAACAATAGCTACATCCTttcaaaaacaacatgcaaagAATGAGGATGGATTAACTGCAGCTTATCGTATATCACACTTAATTGCAAAAAGTGGTAAAAGCCATAATACTGGAGAAACTTTGATAATACCCTCTATCAAAGAATTTATCTCAACAGTAATGCATCAGGATATACCTGAAGTTTTAAAAACATTGCCCCTTAGCGATAACACAGTAAAGAGACGCATTGACGAAATGGCGGCTAATGTTGAAAATAAACTTATAGGTATTCTCCAAAATTCGAAATTTTCCATACAATTGGATGAGTCTGTCATTGCAGATAATAATGCTCTACTGATGACATATGTACGGTACCTTGATGAAAACAATACATTGCAAGAAGAAATGCTATTCACTGTCAATCTGATTACAGATACGAAAGGATTATCAATATTTAATGCTGTGAAATCATActttgcaaaaaataatataccCTTGAACAATATTGTTGCATGTGCTACTGATGGAGCACCATCAATGGTAGGCCGCTATCGTGGGTTTGTTGCTTACTTGAAGGAAGAAGTGCCAAACGTTTTGTGTATTCATTGTGTTGTGCACAGACAACATATTGTAGGAAAACATTTAAGTACAAGTCTCCATTCATCATTAAGTATAATAATTAAAGCTGTAAATAAGATCAAATCTAATGCCAAGTGTGATAGAATGTTTCGACAGCTGTGCCAGGATAATAACGAGCAGTTTATTAGGTTACTTTTACATACAGAAGTTCGATGGCTCTCAAAGGGTACATGCTTGTCTCGTTTTGTTGCATTATTTGATAGTGTCGTACAGTTTTTTGAAAGTGATAATGAGGCTGGTCTCTATGAACAGTTAAAAAACGTAAAGAATGATGCCTTTTATTTGGCAGACATTTTCAAGAGATTTAATGAAATAAATTTGCAGCTTCAAGGAGCCAATATAACTCTCATAAGTTGCAAAAATATTGTGTCATTATTTATCGAAAAGCTTGATCTTCTCCGtcataatattttaaagagaGAATTTCATCAGTTTCCTGAATTGTCCTCTATAAACAATGATGTAACTCCGGGGGATATTGAAAGGTTCAGTAGCCACCTCAAGGAACTCAAATTGGATATGGAAAAACGATTTCAAGATATTTTGAACTTAAAGGTGCATGACTGGATGATAAATCCTTTTACAGCAAATGTTGCTGAGGTTGATATAACTTGCCAAGAAGAACTATTAGAACTTAAATATGACGAAGAGAGTAAATGTAATTTTGGCAGTGGTGGATACCAAAAACtctggcaaaataaaaaaatgcctgcGTTATATCCAAATATGTGGAAAATGATGTTCAACTTATTAATACCTTTCCCTACCACATATCTTGTAGAATCAGGCTTTAGTGCTGttaatcatattatgagcaaacagagaaaccgtctgaatatcaccgaaagaggagaccttcgtttgttccttacgaaaatcgaaccagatataaaatatttagtcttgcagcatcaacctcaaggatctcactaGTAAAGctaatttaaatttactttattgttttctaattaaactttataaagttaaaaacattataaacatgcataaaagtagaaataaaaagataaatgtacataccctcctttcttaaccaatattctgcacttgcgcaaaaactggtgggcggtaaggaaatttttccatcaagaaagatgcattagtgggcggtaggtaaaaaaaggttgactaccactggtctaacTAGTGCAAGGGGAAGTAAGGAATAAAACATGTATGGCCATCTATCGCAGACTAAGTGTGGGGGAGAGAAGGTAATCAATAGACCGCATGAATAGGTGAGAACCTGTAAAGCGTCTTGACAACTAGACTACCTAGTTACCTGGCTGACGAGGA comes from Pelobates fuscus isolate aPelFus1 chromosome 5, aPelFus1.pri, whole genome shotgun sequence and encodes:
- the LOC134612228 gene encoding zinc finger BED domain-containing protein 5-like gives rise to the protein MSEKKKYARGYLPEYLKMGFIESVTNKQLPMCLLCHKTLSNEAMKPSRLREHLATKHSQDKDKPIEYFQEIYKRFQKRPTIATSFQKQHAKNEDGLTAAYRISHLIAKSGKSHNTGETLIIPSIKEFISTVMHQDIPEVLKTLPLSDNTVKRRIDEMAANVENKLIGILQNSKFSIQLDESVIADNNALLMTYVRYLDENNTLQEEMLFTVNLITDTKGLSIFNAVKSYFAKNNIPLNNIVACATDGAPSMVGRYRGFVAYLKEEVPNVLCIHCVVHRQHIVGKHLSTSLHSSLSIIIKAVNKIKSNAKCDRMFRQLCQDNNEQFIRLLLHTEVRWLSKGTCLSRFVALFDSVVQFFESDNEAGLYEQLKNVKNDAFYLADIFKRFNEINLQLQGANITLISCKNIVSLFIEKLDLLRHNILKREFHQFPELSSINNDVTPGDIERFSSHLKELKLDMEKRFQDILNLKVHDWMINPFTANVAEVDITCQEELLELKYDEERRVKRELGQKATRAFVKLEAAEAEMSISACERNRRGKGRGDDTCLEEDCCSLVWVEEVLRDPSQALATGLKRSRVPWEQLGSCSGGGTQSK